From one Lolium rigidum isolate FL_2022 chromosome 4, APGP_CSIRO_Lrig_0.1, whole genome shotgun sequence genomic stretch:
- the LOC124648669 gene encoding uncharacterized acetyltransferase At3g50280-like — protein sequence MEEAGGAAGTIRIVSRRMVRPSNGDAPPREDIHLTPWDLRLLSVDYIQKGVLLPVPPAGGDRLVGTLASSLARALGRYYHLAGRLAVDERGDGTVTVRLRCTGEGAELVHATAAGVAVADLTGSVYTPSSLVWALFPLNGVLGADAAVDSLPVLSAQVTELADGVFIGVSLNHSVGDGFVFWEFFNTWSEINRGGGGCNPSEISARVQRRWFIDASRVPIPLPSSKLQQVVRRFEPPTVQECLFTFSGASVRELKARANEEMVGTATATISSLQALLAHLWRGVSRARRLPPGQETTYSLAIGCRGRVCGIPPGYMGNALVPGTASCTVGEILDRGLGWTAWQLNRAVASFDEAAMREWLESWTREPQFRYFGSLMSGGAALMTGSSPRFNVFGNDFGWGKPTAVRSGREGKTDGKATVYQGPEQGGSMSLELCIAPDAMKRLVADDEFMDAVVRVTGSSNVKEQSQAATVLR from the exons ATGGAAGAAGCAGGAGGCGCCGCTGGCACCATCCGGATCGTCTCGCGGCGAATGGTCCGGCCGTCGAACGGGGACGCGCCGCCGCGGGAGGACATCCACCTAACGCCATGGGACCTCCGCTTACTCAGCGTAGACTACATCCAGAAGGGCGTCCTCCTGCCCGTGCCTCCCGCCGGCGGCGACCGCCTCGTCGGCACCCTCGCGTCGTCCTTGGCGCGCGCCCTGGGCAGGTACTACCACTTGGCCGGCcgtctcgccgtcgacgagcGCGGCGACGGGACCGTCACTGTCAGGCTGCGCTGCACCGGGGAAGGCGCCGAGCTGGTCCATGCGACGGCGGCCGGCGTCGCGGTCGCGGACCTCACCGGCTCGGTGTACACCCCGTCGTCGCTGGTCTGGGCCTTGTTCCCGCTGAACGGGGTGCTTGGCGCGGACGCGGCCGTCGATTCGCTCCCCGTGCTGTCGGCGCAGGTCACCGAGCTCGCAGACGGCGTCTTCATCGGCGTGTCGCTGAACCACTCCGTCGGCGACGGCTTCGTCTTCTGGGAGTTCTTCAACACCTGGTCGGAGAtcaaccgaggaggaggaggct GCAACCCAAGCGAGATCTCCGCGCGGGTGCAGAGGAGGTGGTTCATCGACGCCAGCCGCGTGCCGATCCCCTTGCCGTCCAGCAAGCTGCAGCAGGTCGTCCGGCGATTCGAGCCCCCGACGGTACAAGAGTGCCTCTTTACCTTCTCCGGCGCAAGCGTCAGGGAGCTCAAGGCGAGGGCGAACGAGGAGATGGTCGGCACGGCCACCGCCACCATCTCCTCCCTCCAGGCCCTGCTCGCGCACCTGTGGCGGGGGGTGTCCCGAGCTCGGCGCCTCCCGCCGGGGCAGGAGACGACCTACTCTCTGGCTATCGGGTGCAGAGGGCGCGTGTGCGGCATACCGCCGGGATACATGGGTAACGCGCTAGTGCCCGGCACGGCGAGCTGCACCGTCGGCGAGATCCTGGACAGGGGGCTGGGCTGGACGGCGTGGCAGCTCAACCGCGCCGTGGCGTCGTTCGACGAGGCGGCGATGAGGGAGTGGCTGGAGAGCTGGACCAGGGAGCCGCAGTTCCGGTACTTTGGGAGCCTCATGTCCGGAGGCGCGGCGCTGATGACCGGGAGCTCGCCGCGGTTCAACGTGTTTGGGAACGACTTCGGGTGGGGGAAGCCGACCGCCGTGCGTAGCGGCCGCGAGGGGAAAACAGATGGAAAGGCGACAGTGTACCAAGGGCCGGAGCAGGGAGGGAGCATGTCGCTGGAGCTGTGCATCGCGCCGGACGCGATGAAGAGgctcgtcgccgacgacgagttCATGGACGCTGTCGTGAGGGTAACCGGATCCTCTAACGTGAAAGAGCAAAGTCAGGCTGCTACAGTGTTGAGGTAG
- the LOC124646405 gene encoding uncharacterized protein LOC124646405, which produces MGWSDLPGDLVSGIADRITEHADLARFRSVCPSWRSASAAHAARRRVPLLLLPTQNYSGVNRRLWSLADDSVAEIPVPAARGRSFLFASPRGWTLGVANDLAATLLHPFTGASESLPALPPSFHDDDQRILRDTVWDRSPDAVVVSSGKGAFFCRMLPRDGRLWSPVAGCSQAVDRVGSITYCDDGTFYLLDKGAGKVTALDGATLAVVAAIEPPDLAMPRPWLIPESTLVASSAELLLIVRTQLVYGGYFGFKGLFKVFRAERQSLAAGWSEVAGDMGDRAVFVDHLRGFCVEANGVNGVRRNCVYVASSHKEVNDDYGMDVWGRYTVSVLDLADLTTQDLWHGNLLNFRCSRFWQWPSWCMPNLH; this is translated from the coding sequence ATGGGCTGGTCAGATCTGCCAGGCGATCTCGTTTCCGGGATCGCCGACAGGATCACCGAGCACGCGGACCTTGCGCGCTTCCGCTCGGTGTGCCCATCGTGGCGCTCAGCCTCGGCGGCGCACGCCGCTCGGCGCCGCGTACCACTGCTTCTCCTGCCAACCCAAAACTACTCCGGCGTCAACCGCCGTCTATGGTCCCTCGCCGACGACAGCGTCGCTGAGATCCCAGTACCTGCCGCGCGTGGCCGCTCGTTCCTCTTCGCCTCGCCGCGCGGCTGGACGCTCGGCGTGGCCAACGACCTCGCGGCCACGCTGCTGCACCCCTTCACCGGCGCGTCGGAGAGCCTGCCCGCGCTGCCGCCCTCGTTCCACGACGACGACCAGAGGATCCTCCGTGACACGGTGTGGGATCGGTCGCCGGACGCCGTCGTGGTCTCGTCGGGAAAGGGCGCGTTCTTCTGCCGGATGCTGCCGCGAGACGGCCGACTGTGGAGCCCGGTGGCGGGGTGCTCCCAGGCCGTGGACCGTGTCGGCAGCATCACCTACTGCGATGACGGCACGTTCTACCTCCTAGACAAGGGCGCGGGCAAGGTGACGGCCTTGGACGGCGCAACCTTGGCCGTGGTCGCGGCCATCGAGCCGCCGGATTTGGCGATGCCCAGACCCTGGCTCATACCCGAGTCCACGCTCGTCGCGTCGTCCGCGGAGCTCCTTCTGATCGTCAGGACGCAGCTCGTGTACGGAGGATATTTCGGGTTTAAGGGCCTCTTCAAGGTCTTCCGCGCGGAGCGCCAGAGCCTGGCGGCCGGGTGGTCGGAGGTCGCCGGCGACATGGGCGACCGCGCCGTGTTCGTGGACCACCTCCGGGGGTTCTGCGTCGAGGCCAACGGGGTCAACGGTGTGCGGAGGAACTGCGTGTACGTGGCTAGCTCCCACAAGGAGGTCAATGACGACTACGGGATGGACGTGTGGGGGAGGTACACCGTCTCCGTGCTCGACCTCGCCGACCTTACCACCCAGGATCTCTGGCATGGGAACCTGCTCAACTTCCGGTGCAGTAGATTCTGGCAGTGGCCTTCCTGGTGCATGCCAAATCTGCACTGA
- the LOC124707623 gene encoding ras-related protein RABE1c-like, with the protein MAAPPARARADYDYLIKLLLIGDSGVGKSCLLLRFSDGSFTTSFITTIGIDFKIRTIELDQKRIKLQIWDTAGQERFRTITTAYYRGAMGILLVYDVTDESSFNNIRNWIRNIEQHASDNVNKILIGNKADMDESKRAVPTAKGQALADEYGIKFFETSAKTNLNVEQVFFSIARDIKTRLAETDSKPEDKTIKINKTEGADAPAASGSACCGS; encoded by the exons ATGGctgcgccgccggcgagggcCCGGGCCGACTACGACTACCTCATCAAGCTCCTCCTCATCGGGGACAGCG GTGTTGGCAAGAGTTGCCTCCTTCTGCGGTTCTCTGATGGCTCCTTCACTACCAGCTTTATTACCACAATTGG TATTGACTTTAAGATCAGAACAATAGAACTGGACCAGAAACGTATTAAGCTACAAATATGGGATACAGCTGGTCAAGAACGTTTCAGGACTATTACCACTG CGTATTACCGAGGAGCCATGGGCATCCTGCTTGTTTATGACGTCACGGATGAGTCATCTTTCAACA ACATAAGGAACTGGATCCGGAATATCGAGCAACATGCATCCGACAATGTCAACAAGATCTTGATTGGCAACAAGGCTGATATGGATGAGAGTAAAAGG GCTGTACCTACAGCGAAGGGGCAAGCTTTGGCTGATGAATATGGCATCAAGTTTTTCGaaact AGTGCCAAGACGAACCTCAACGTGGAGCAAGTTTTTTTCTCCATTGCCCGCGACATTAAGACGAGGCTTGCTGAGACCGACTCCAAGCCCGAG GACAAGACCATCAAGATTAACAAGACAGAAGGTGCCGACGCACCGGCAGCTTCGGGATCTGCTTGCTGTGGCTCCTAA
- the LOC124648670 gene encoding uncharacterized protein LOC124648670, with translation MNTQRLELIRKRREEDDEEFMFLLLPILHYHKRSRRGQVERTQRHSSVLYGMQRVQGILDGHVKNCRVAYRMEPHIFGSLASYLRREKLLKDKRIKVEEKLAIFLYMLSHNASFEDLQLEFQHSNRTFHKCIREFFNIIPVLSRRFLKPPIIDHPHPRIANDDRFFPYFENCIGAIDGTHVPISISPHLAAPFRNRKGTLSHNVMIVSDFDLNVTYISCGWEGSATDARVLRSAKATGFTVPPGKFYLVDGGYANTEKFLAPYRGVRYHLKEWGHGHHRPQNYQELFNHRHALMRNSVERNIGILKKRFPILHVATFHKLNNQVKIPAATAIFHNIIEVNMSNGIILMTTDMKPTLHPVGTPKFNLKKAALGVRKTPPTNKKEISKRAQNGWSGDTWNRMTQIFQERNQHVNFVKSQLQDKEKELKREYKMLKEARMQSGAGWDENTCMIVAEKALWDNLEISFPRIGKFKRNGFPMYDSLGDLYDGQIAEGNHNFTSSSKASQLDEELEDERVQEAGSEFDEDLQIPDEDPTEKKDEGTGSSTSREWRRRQLVYQRKFLQRN, from the exons ATGAATACACAAAGGCTAGAGCTTATTAGGAAGAggagagaggaagacgacgaggagTTCATGTTCTTACTTTTACCAATATTGCACTATCACAAAAGGAGTAGAAGAGGGCAAGTAGAGAGAACACAGCGGCATAGCTCCGTCTTGTATGGCATGCAACGTGTTCAAGGAATCCTTGACGGACATGTTAAGAATTGCCGGGTAGCCTATAGGATGGAGCCACACATTTTCGGATCCTTAGCATCCTATCTTAGAAGAGAAAAATTATTGAAGGACAAAAGGATTAAGgttgaagaaaaacttgctatttTCCTCTACATGTTGTCACACAATGCCTCTTTCGAAGACCTACAATTGGAGTTCCAACACAGCAACCGTACCTTCCACAAGTGCATAAGAGAGTTCTTCAACATCATCCCTGTCCTAAGTAGGCGATTTCTGAAGCCTCCCATTATTGACCATCCGCATCCAAGAATAGCCAATGATGACCGTTTCTTCCCCTACttcgag AATTGCATAGGGGCAATTGATGGAACACACGTGCCTATTTCCATATCACCGCACCTTGCTGCACCATTCAGAAATAGAAAGGGAACCCTCAGCCACAACGTAATGATAGTTAGTGACTTCGACCTTAACGTCACATACATCTCTTGTGGTTGGGAGGGTTCGGCCACAGATGCTCGAGTCCTTCGCTCTGCAAAGGCCACTGGTTTTACAGTACCTCCTGGAAAGTTTTACTTAGTTGATGGAGGATACGCAAACACGGAGAAATTCCTCGCCCCATACCGTGGCGTGCGGTATCACTTGAAGGAATGGGGCCATGGACACCATCGCCCACAAAACTACCAAGAGTTATTTAATCACCGTCACGCTCTGATGCGAAACAGTGTGGAAAGGAACATAGGAATACTAAAGAAGAGGTTTCCTATCCTACATGTTGCCACGTTTCACAAACTGAACAACCAAGTGAAGATCCCTGCGGCTACCGCAATCTTCCACAACATAATCGAAGTCAACATG TCTAACGGTATTATTCTTATGACAACAGATATGAAGCCGACTTTGCATCCAGTGGGCACACCCAAGTTCAACTTGAAAAAAGCTGCTCTTGGTGTGAGAAAAACTCCACCGACCAATAAAAAAGAAATCTCCAAAAG AGCACAAAATGGATGGAGTGGGGACACCTGGAACCGAATGACGCAAATATTCCAGGAACGTAATCAGCATGTGAACTTCGTCAAATCCCAGCTACAAGATAAAGAAAAAGAACTCAAGAGAGAATACAAGATGCTCAAGGAAGCTCGGATGCAAAGTGGCGCTGGTTGGGATGAGAATACCTGCATGATAGTTGCTGAGAAGGCTTTGTGGGATAACCTAGAAATC TCCTTCCCAAGAATTGGGAAATTCAAGAGAAATGGCTTTCCTATGTATGATTCTCTTGGAGATCTATATGATG GCCAAATAGCCGAGGGGAATCACAATTTCACTTCAAGCTCTAAGGCATCTCAACTTGATGAAGAGTTAGAAGATGAGAGAGTGCAAGAAGCTGGGTCCGAATTTGATGAGGACTTGCAAATTCCGGATGAAGACCCTACCGAAAAGAAAGATGAGGGCACGGGAAGTTCGACTAGCCGAG